A window of the Helianthus annuus cultivar XRQ/B chromosome 4, HanXRQr2.0-SUNRISE, whole genome shotgun sequence genome harbors these coding sequences:
- the LOC110937031 gene encoding uncharacterized protein LOC110937031: MAVSSTFKERLQQMEDSRNQRLSLLQAEKDLQLSKSQTLASKLQAIRSIEQRCLKFEHKVASQQFIISSIKSQLDHLDSVYLRQIQQLRVLKSEVESLEELEKEKDKYYALKVGDIHEFRVRAETFATDCERRVEELRSCVNELNSSFIQLQNSAGCSNSSDIAAAEMRKFELQAMKENLDRRLASNYETRAQLQKQLKSMLISQKRMKVAI; encoded by the exons ATGGCGGTTTCATCTACCTTCAAAGAGAGGCTCCAACAAATGGAAGATTCCAGAAACCAACGCCTCTCTCTTCTCCAG GCCGAGAAAGATCTCCAGCTCAGCAAATCTCAAACCCTAGCTTCCAAGCTTCAAGCCATCAGATCCATCGAGCAAAGGTGTTTGAAGTTTGAACACAAAGTCGCCTCACAGCAATTCATCATTTCTTCCATCAAATCTCAACTCGATCATCTCGATTCAGTTTATCTTCGTCAGATCCAGCAGCTCAG GGTTTTAAAAAGTGAAGTGGAAAGTCTGGAGGAGTTGGAGAAGGAGAAGGATAAGTATTATGCTTTGAAAGTTGGTGATATTCATGAATTTAGGGTTCGAGCGGAGACGTTTGCAACCGACTGCGAAAGGCGTGTGGAGGAGTTGAGGAGTTGTGTGAATGAG CTGAACTCGAGTTTCATCCAACTTCAAAACAGTGCTGGCTGTTCCAATAGTTCTGACATAGCTGCAGCTGAAATGAGGAAATTCGAGCTTCAAGCTATGAAGGAAAATTTAGATAGAAGGCTGGCTTCTAACTACGAGACAAGGGCGCAGTTGCAGAAACAGCTAAAGAGTATGCTGATTTCACAAAAGAGAATGAAGGTAGCCATCTAA